Proteins from one Calditerrivibrio sp. genomic window:
- the atpG gene encoding ATP synthase F1 subunit gamma codes for MPGMRDIKRKINSVKNTQKITKAMKMVSAAKMRKAQEAMHAAKPYARKLTELVNNIGCRVSKEIHPFLQPREEVKNIGVVIVSSDRGLCGAFNNNIIKSFVAFTKQHTDKNIKIITVGRKIDEFARKRKYNILDSYITFGGRIRYDDAVEIGEKINNYFINGEIDELYVIYNEFRSIVYQTPKVVKLLPISLDEATADSTDYLYEPSPALLIKEILPKFLNFNIFSILLESTAGEHGARMAAMDNATRNAGEFIKKLVLTYNKARQAAITKEILDIVNGAEALK; via the coding sequence ATGCCAGGAATGAGGGATATAAAAAGAAAAATAAACTCTGTTAAGAATACACAGAAGATAACCAAAGCTATGAAAATGGTTTCTGCTGCTAAAATGAGAAAAGCTCAAGAAGCAATGCATGCAGCAAAACCTTATGCACGTAAGTTAACAGAGCTTGTTAACAACATAGGCTGCAGAGTATCTAAAGAGATTCATCCTTTTTTACAGCCGAGGGAAGAGGTAAAAAACATAGGTGTGGTTATAGTAAGTTCTGACAGAGGTCTGTGTGGTGCATTCAATAACAACATAATAAAGTCTTTTGTCGCATTTACAAAACAACACACAGATAAGAACATAAAAATAATCACAGTGGGTAGAAAAATTGATGAATTTGCCCGCAAAAGAAAATACAACATTCTTGACAGTTACATAACCTTTGGTGGCAGAATTAGATACGACGACGCCGTTGAAATCGGAGAAAAGATCAATAATTATTTTATAAACGGTGAAATAGACGAACTGTATGTTATTTATAATGAATTTAGATCCATAGTCTATCAAACACCAAAAGTTGTAAAACTACTTCCGATTTCATTGGATGAAGCAACTGCCGACTCCACAGATTATTTATATGAGCCAAGTCCTGCTTTACTCATCAAAGAGATTTTACCAAAGTTCTTAAATTTTAATATCTTTAGCATCCTTCTTGAGTCAACAGCGGGAGAACATGGGGCGAGAATGGCTGCAATGGACAATGCTACAAGAAATGCTGGTGAGTTTATAAAGAAGCTTGTCCTTACTTATAATAAGGCAAGACAAGCTGCCATTACCAAAGAGATACTTGATATTGTAAACGGTGCAGAAGCTTTAAAATAA